The following coding sequences lie in one Anoplolepis gracilipes chromosome 4, ASM4749672v1, whole genome shotgun sequence genomic window:
- the Vgat gene encoding vesicular inhibitory amino acid transporter, translating to MANFRGFYIPSFGATVSVAWETLKAKWPENSPCMELIRGGGGGGMGQGHPQGSDGQGQFKSFDEGRDNTEMMTMNNGDQAYRDQNNVAIAEDSFSYQRNGDKVRTGSMSSGEFSEYDEGGGEFGGSGVKINEWQAAWNVTNAIQGMFIVSLPFAVLRGGYWAIAAMVGIAHICCYTGKILVECLYELDSVTGQRVRVRDSYVAIAKECFGPRWGARAVNIAQIIELLMTCILYVVVCGDLMIGSFPEGAIDTRSWMMLIGIFLLPLGFLKSLQHVSMLSFWCTMSHLFINAIIIGYCILEIGDWGWSKVKWTIDMENFPISLGVIVFSYTSQIFLPTLEGNLIDRSQFDWMLNWSHIAAAAFKSLFGWICFLTFQNDTQQVITNNLHSAGFKGLVNLCLVIKAVLSYPLPYYAACELLERAFFRGRPKTIFPTIWTVDRELKVWGLAWRVGVIVFTILMAIFIPHFSILMGFIGSFTGTMLSFIWPCYFHLKLKRNSMEWSAVAYDCFVIFLGILFGVIGVYDSGSALINAFEIGLPF from the exons ATGGCGAATTTCCGTGGATTTTATATACCCTCCTTCGGAGCAACGGTCAGCGTCGCCTGGGAGACCTTGAAGGCCAAATGGCCGGAGAACAGCCCGTGTATGGAGCTGAtccgcggcggcggcggcggcggcatgGGCCAAGGACATCCTCAAGGCAGCGACGGTCAGGGCCAGTTCAAGTCCTTCGACGAGGGCCGCGATAACACCGAGATGATGACCATGAATAACGGAGATCAGGCGTACCGGGATCAGAACAACGTGGCGATCGCCGAGGATTCCTTCAGCTACCAAAGAAACGG GGATAAAGTTAGAACGGGAAGTATGAGCAGCGGCGAATTTAGCGAGTACGACGAGGGTGGCGGAGAGTTTGGTGGCTCGGGTGTCAAGATCAATGAATGGCAAGCCGCTTGGAACGTTACAAATGCTATTCAG GGAATGTTCATTGTCTCTCTGCCATTCGCCGTTCTACGCGGGGGTTATTGGGCGATCGCCGCGATGGTCGGCATCGCACACATCTGCTGCTACACCGGCAAGATCCTGGTCGAGTGCCTGTACGAGCTTGATTCGGTTACGGGTCAGCGTGTACGCGTACGAGATTCGTACGTAGCCATCGCCAAGGAGTGTTTCGGGCCAAGGTGGGGCGCACGCGCCGTCAACATCGCGCAGATCATCGAGCTGTTGATGACCTGCATTCTGTACGTGGTTGTCTGCGGCGACCTGATGATCGGCTCGTTTCCCGAGGGAGCGATCGACACCCGCAGTTGGATGATGCTGATAGGTATATTTCTCCTGCCGCTCGGTTTCCTCAAGTCGCTGCAGCACGTCTCCATGCTGAGCTTCTGGTGCACGATGTCTCACCTCTTCATCAATGCGATCATCATCGGTTACTGCATCCTGGAGATCGGTGACTGGGGCTGGTCGAAGGTGAAGTGGACAATCGACATGGAGAATTTTCCGATCTCGCTCGGCGTGATAGTCTTCAGTTACACGTCGCAGATCTTCCTACCGACTCTCGAGGGCAATCTCATCGATCGCTCCCAGTTCGACTGGATGCTTAACTGGAGTCACATCGCCGCGGCCGCGTTTAAATCGCTCTTCGGTTGGATCTGCTTCCTGACTTTCCAAAATGACACGCAACAGGTGATCACCAATAACCTGCACTCGGCCGGTTTCAAAGGTTTGGTGAATCTATGCCTGGTCATCAAAGCAGTACTCTCGTACCCGTTGCCGTATTACGCGGCCTGCGAGCTCCTAGAACGCGCCTTCTTCCGCGGTCGACCGAAAACGATCTTCCCGACCATCTGGACGGTGGATCGCGAGCTCAAAGTCTGGGGTCTGGCTTGGCGAGTCGGCGTGATCGTGTTCACCATTCTTATGGCGATTTTCATACCGCACTTCAGCATACTGATGGGTTTCATCGGTTCTTTCACCGGCACCATGCTCTCGTTCATCTGGCCTTGTTATTTTCATCTCAAGCTGAAGAGAAACTCGATGGAATGGAGCGCCGTCGCGTACGATTGCTTCGTCATCTTCCTCGGTATTCTCTTTGGCGTGATTGGCGTTTACGACTCTGGTTCTGCGCTGATCAACGCCTTCGAGATCGGCTTACCCTTCTGA
- the LOC140664657 gene encoding uncharacterized protein isoform X2: MFYDMAASALEEKINKIRQQNEEIRRRHEEVEEDKKNAAKLNALVQMVPSTDWPERKEPPEFSNPPRTNNKSKPAKEHQEHPQQYHSASGEGRKGHTFAQGQGPPPDPKYNFLADAEREEGNLESTKDNMPNKGQKHSKGTFRRKPAGKDGVQKDYRMNRSYRRDEYQPEYEAWRAERNRIDEDRISRQRTAEGNWRREWDNDKAHIVNEVTRSEGTKLGDYVKKDYKDFDRRHHVNGNDYVSHNRSGYRSYRGNSRHFHNNYENRSNNTHHQEAHVKNPLSSNSEERTVVATDKSLKVTLNQGKGPLMSVKVNSPSIAGTGRVGPRQRSRITYSSHSDIEVVSPDAEPFSHPKSYEDKTKGIYHDNQQQFSNSRKSQPPKKKDFTNKSPYFRKKEIRREDANESPQKHHEMESFQKTHKESEKSDQFKLQKPEEIVMPLQNDKVMNEKENNVISSNEFDANIEGKIEDNQNDSLNSHVDEKSKAFANEEEKFILQDSDLPVSKDEIETCKITEVENKLDESQIVETATMSECENEIIETDLTASLVKDINDNDEDKTKSVENLSCAANDDIDETVMENKEHNSPMEQIEEVLSDNCDSKQTKDINEQENDFKLNVESSAEEKVETDNAIQIISSTDVSSIMEQNNKMDSNDKSLKEKEIATVEDKVIVIDDKINISNKQDVIKCTNEIQEYKKENKSDAENNVVIDKVESREDDLRVEEKAALNKVVETCEE; encoded by the exons atGTTTTATGAT ATGGCAGCCAGTGCGCTTGAAGAGAAAATCAACAAAATAAGACAACAGAATGAAGAAATTAGAAGGAGACATGAG GAAGtggaagaagataaaaaaaatgcagccAAACTAAATGCATTAGTGCAAATGGTACCATCTACAGACTGGCCTGAGAGGAAAGAGCCACCAGAATTTTCTAATCCACCtagaacaaataataaatcgaaACCTGCTAAAGAACATCAAGAACATCCTCAGCAATATCATTCTGCAAGTGGTGAAGGGAGGAAGGGTCATACTTTTGCTCAG GGACAAGGGCCTCCACCTGAtcctaaatataatttccttgCTGATGCTGAAAGAGAAGAAGGCAATTTGGAAAGTACAAAGGACAATATGCCAAACAAAGGGCAGAAACATTCAAAAGGCACATTTAGGAGAAAACCTGCAGGAAAGGATGGAGTGCAAAAA GATTATAGAATGAACAGAAGTTATCGCAGAGATGAGTATCAGCCAGAATATGAGGCTTGGAGAGCAGAGAGAAATCGTATAGATGAGGATCGCATTAGCAGACAAAGGACAGCTGAGGGTAATTGGCGTAGAGAATGGGATAATGACAAG GCACATATTGTAAATGAGGTGACAAGATCAGAGGGGACTAAATTAGGGGATTATGTAAAGAAGgattataaagattttgatAGAAGACATCATGTTAACG GAAATGATTATGTAAGCCATAATCGTAGTGGTTATCGTTCCTATCGAGGAAATTCGAGACactttcataataattatgaaaatcgTTCCAATAACACGCATCATCAGGAAGCACATGTTAAAAATCCTTTATCGTCCAATTCCGAGGAAAGAACTGTTGTTGCTACCGACAAAAGCTTAAAAGTCACATTGAATCAAGGGAAAGGTCCACTAATGAGTGTTAAAG TAAACTCGCCAAGTATTGCTGGAACAGGTAGAGTAGGACCACGACAGAGGAGTCGCATAACATATAGCAGTCACTCGGACATTGAAGTGGTTTCTCCCGATGCCGAACCCTTTTCACATCCAAAATCCTATGAAGATAAGACCAAAGGTATTTATCACGATAATCAGCAACAATTCTCTAATTCGCGAAAATCACAGCCTCCGAAAAAGAAGGACTTTACCAATAAATCTCCTTACTTTCGTAAAAAAGAGATCAGGAGAGAAGACGCTAATGAAAGTCCTCAGAAACATCATGAAATGGAATCATTTCAAAAAACACATAAAGAATCAGAGAAATCAGATCAATTCAAACTTCAAAAACCTGAGGAGATTGTAATGCCATTACAAAATGATAAAGttatgaatgaaaaagaaaacaatgtaATTTCTTCCAATGAATTTGATGCAAATATAGAAGGAAAAATAGAGGATAATCAAAATGACAGTTTAAATTCACATGTAGATGAAAAAAGCAAAGCTTTTGCAAACGAAgaagaaaagtttattttacaagattcaGATCTGCCTGTGTCTAAAGATGAAATTGaaacatgtaaaataacaGAAGTGGAAAACAAATTGGATGAGTCTCAAATTGTTGAAACAGCTACAATGTCCGAGtgtgaaaatgaaattatcgAAACAGATTTAACTGCATCATTAGTGAAAGACATAAATGATAATGATGAAGATAAGACTAAATCTGTGGAAAATCTGTCATGTGCTGCCAATGATGATATCGATGAAACTGTAATGGAAAATAAAGAGCATAATTCACCAATGGAGCAAATTGAAGAAGTCTTAAGTGATAACTGTGATAGTAAGCaaactaaagatataaatgaacaagaaaatgattttaagCTCAATGTAGAAAGTTCTGCAGAAGAGAAAGTGGAGACAGACAAtgcaatacaaataatatcttCAACTGATGTATCTTCTATAATggaacaaaataataagatggATAGCAATGATAAAagcttaaaagaaaaagaaattgcgacTGTAGAAGATAAAGTTATTGTCATAGATGACAAGATTAATATTAGCAATAAAcaagatgtaataaaatgtactaATGAAATTCAAGAATACAAAAAGGAGAATAAAAGTGATGCAGAAAATAATGTAGTAATTGATAAGGTAGAATCTCGAGAGGACGATTTACGAGTAGAAGAAAAGGCAGCTTTAAACAAAGTGGTTGAAACTTgtgaagaataa
- the LOC140664657 gene encoding uncharacterized protein isoform X3, translating to MAASALEEKINKIRQQNEEIRRRHEEVEEDKKNAAKLNALVQMVPSTDWPERKEPPEFSNPPRTNNKSKPAKEHQEHPQQYHSASGEGRKGHTFAQGQGPPPDPKYNFLADAEREEGNLESTKDNMPNKGQKHSKGTFRRKPAGKDGVQKDYRMNRSYRRDEYQPEYEAWRAERNRIDEDRISRQRTAEGNWRREWDNDKAHIVNEVTRSEGTKLGDYVKKDYKDFDRRHHVNGNDYVSHNRSGYRSYRGNSRHFHNNYENRSNNTHHQEAHVKNPLSSNSEERTVVATDKSLKVTLNQGKGPLMSVKVNSPSIAGTGRVGPRQRSRITYSSHSDIEVVSPDAEPFSHPKSYEDKTKGIYHDNQQQFSNSRKSQPPKKKDFTNKSPYFRKKEIRREDANESPQKHHEMESFQKTHKESEKSDQFKLQKPEEIVMPLQNDKVMNEKENNVISSNEFDANIEGKIEDNQNDSLNSHVDEKSKAFANEEEKFILQDSDLPVSKDEIETCKITEVENKLDESQIVETATMSECENEIIETDLTASLVKDINDNDEDKTKSVENLSCAANDDIDETVMENKEHNSPMEQIEEVLSDNCDSKQTKDINEQENDFKLNVESSAEEKVETDNAIQIISSTDVSSIMEQNNKMDSNDKSLKEKEIATVEDKVIVIDDKINISNKQDVIKCTNEIQEYKKENKSDAENNVVIDKVESREDDLRVEEKAALNKVVETCEE from the exons ATGGCAGCCAGTGCGCTTGAAGAGAAAATCAACAAAATAAGACAACAGAATGAAGAAATTAGAAGGAGACATGAG GAAGtggaagaagataaaaaaaatgcagccAAACTAAATGCATTAGTGCAAATGGTACCATCTACAGACTGGCCTGAGAGGAAAGAGCCACCAGAATTTTCTAATCCACCtagaacaaataataaatcgaaACCTGCTAAAGAACATCAAGAACATCCTCAGCAATATCATTCTGCAAGTGGTGAAGGGAGGAAGGGTCATACTTTTGCTCAG GGACAAGGGCCTCCACCTGAtcctaaatataatttccttgCTGATGCTGAAAGAGAAGAAGGCAATTTGGAAAGTACAAAGGACAATATGCCAAACAAAGGGCAGAAACATTCAAAAGGCACATTTAGGAGAAAACCTGCAGGAAAGGATGGAGTGCAAAAA GATTATAGAATGAACAGAAGTTATCGCAGAGATGAGTATCAGCCAGAATATGAGGCTTGGAGAGCAGAGAGAAATCGTATAGATGAGGATCGCATTAGCAGACAAAGGACAGCTGAGGGTAATTGGCGTAGAGAATGGGATAATGACAAG GCACATATTGTAAATGAGGTGACAAGATCAGAGGGGACTAAATTAGGGGATTATGTAAAGAAGgattataaagattttgatAGAAGACATCATGTTAACG GAAATGATTATGTAAGCCATAATCGTAGTGGTTATCGTTCCTATCGAGGAAATTCGAGACactttcataataattatgaaaatcgTTCCAATAACACGCATCATCAGGAAGCACATGTTAAAAATCCTTTATCGTCCAATTCCGAGGAAAGAACTGTTGTTGCTACCGACAAAAGCTTAAAAGTCACATTGAATCAAGGGAAAGGTCCACTAATGAGTGTTAAAG TAAACTCGCCAAGTATTGCTGGAACAGGTAGAGTAGGACCACGACAGAGGAGTCGCATAACATATAGCAGTCACTCGGACATTGAAGTGGTTTCTCCCGATGCCGAACCCTTTTCACATCCAAAATCCTATGAAGATAAGACCAAAGGTATTTATCACGATAATCAGCAACAATTCTCTAATTCGCGAAAATCACAGCCTCCGAAAAAGAAGGACTTTACCAATAAATCTCCTTACTTTCGTAAAAAAGAGATCAGGAGAGAAGACGCTAATGAAAGTCCTCAGAAACATCATGAAATGGAATCATTTCAAAAAACACATAAAGAATCAGAGAAATCAGATCAATTCAAACTTCAAAAACCTGAGGAGATTGTAATGCCATTACAAAATGATAAAGttatgaatgaaaaagaaaacaatgtaATTTCTTCCAATGAATTTGATGCAAATATAGAAGGAAAAATAGAGGATAATCAAAATGACAGTTTAAATTCACATGTAGATGAAAAAAGCAAAGCTTTTGCAAACGAAgaagaaaagtttattttacaagattcaGATCTGCCTGTGTCTAAAGATGAAATTGaaacatgtaaaataacaGAAGTGGAAAACAAATTGGATGAGTCTCAAATTGTTGAAACAGCTACAATGTCCGAGtgtgaaaatgaaattatcgAAACAGATTTAACTGCATCATTAGTGAAAGACATAAATGATAATGATGAAGATAAGACTAAATCTGTGGAAAATCTGTCATGTGCTGCCAATGATGATATCGATGAAACTGTAATGGAAAATAAAGAGCATAATTCACCAATGGAGCAAATTGAAGAAGTCTTAAGTGATAACTGTGATAGTAAGCaaactaaagatataaatgaacaagaaaatgattttaagCTCAATGTAGAAAGTTCTGCAGAAGAGAAAGTGGAGACAGACAAtgcaatacaaataatatcttCAACTGATGTATCTTCTATAATggaacaaaataataagatggATAGCAATGATAAAagcttaaaagaaaaagaaattgcgacTGTAGAAGATAAAGTTATTGTCATAGATGACAAGATTAATATTAGCAATAAAcaagatgtaataaaatgtactaATGAAATTCAAGAATACAAAAAGGAGAATAAAAGTGATGCAGAAAATAATGTAGTAATTGATAAGGTAGAATCTCGAGAGGACGATTTACGAGTAGAAGAAAAGGCAGCTTTAAACAAAGTGGTTGAAACTTgtgaagaataa
- the LOC140664657 gene encoding uncharacterized protein isoform X1, protein MRDVNRIGKFSVALAYDVMAASALEEKINKIRQQNEEIRRRHEEVEEDKKNAAKLNALVQMVPSTDWPERKEPPEFSNPPRTNNKSKPAKEHQEHPQQYHSASGEGRKGHTFAQGQGPPPDPKYNFLADAEREEGNLESTKDNMPNKGQKHSKGTFRRKPAGKDGVQKDYRMNRSYRRDEYQPEYEAWRAERNRIDEDRISRQRTAEGNWRREWDNDKAHIVNEVTRSEGTKLGDYVKKDYKDFDRRHHVNGNDYVSHNRSGYRSYRGNSRHFHNNYENRSNNTHHQEAHVKNPLSSNSEERTVVATDKSLKVTLNQGKGPLMSVKVNSPSIAGTGRVGPRQRSRITYSSHSDIEVVSPDAEPFSHPKSYEDKTKGIYHDNQQQFSNSRKSQPPKKKDFTNKSPYFRKKEIRREDANESPQKHHEMESFQKTHKESEKSDQFKLQKPEEIVMPLQNDKVMNEKENNVISSNEFDANIEGKIEDNQNDSLNSHVDEKSKAFANEEEKFILQDSDLPVSKDEIETCKITEVENKLDESQIVETATMSECENEIIETDLTASLVKDINDNDEDKTKSVENLSCAANDDIDETVMENKEHNSPMEQIEEVLSDNCDSKQTKDINEQENDFKLNVESSAEEKVETDNAIQIISSTDVSSIMEQNNKMDSNDKSLKEKEIATVEDKVIVIDDKINISNKQDVIKCTNEIQEYKKENKSDAENNVVIDKVESREDDLRVEEKAALNKVVETCEE, encoded by the exons ATGCGCGATGTTAATCGGATTGGAAAATTTTCCGTCGCACTCGCATATGATGTC ATGGCAGCCAGTGCGCTTGAAGAGAAAATCAACAAAATAAGACAACAGAATGAAGAAATTAGAAGGAGACATGAG GAAGtggaagaagataaaaaaaatgcagccAAACTAAATGCATTAGTGCAAATGGTACCATCTACAGACTGGCCTGAGAGGAAAGAGCCACCAGAATTTTCTAATCCACCtagaacaaataataaatcgaaACCTGCTAAAGAACATCAAGAACATCCTCAGCAATATCATTCTGCAAGTGGTGAAGGGAGGAAGGGTCATACTTTTGCTCAG GGACAAGGGCCTCCACCTGAtcctaaatataatttccttgCTGATGCTGAAAGAGAAGAAGGCAATTTGGAAAGTACAAAGGACAATATGCCAAACAAAGGGCAGAAACATTCAAAAGGCACATTTAGGAGAAAACCTGCAGGAAAGGATGGAGTGCAAAAA GATTATAGAATGAACAGAAGTTATCGCAGAGATGAGTATCAGCCAGAATATGAGGCTTGGAGAGCAGAGAGAAATCGTATAGATGAGGATCGCATTAGCAGACAAAGGACAGCTGAGGGTAATTGGCGTAGAGAATGGGATAATGACAAG GCACATATTGTAAATGAGGTGACAAGATCAGAGGGGACTAAATTAGGGGATTATGTAAAGAAGgattataaagattttgatAGAAGACATCATGTTAACG GAAATGATTATGTAAGCCATAATCGTAGTGGTTATCGTTCCTATCGAGGAAATTCGAGACactttcataataattatgaaaatcgTTCCAATAACACGCATCATCAGGAAGCACATGTTAAAAATCCTTTATCGTCCAATTCCGAGGAAAGAACTGTTGTTGCTACCGACAAAAGCTTAAAAGTCACATTGAATCAAGGGAAAGGTCCACTAATGAGTGTTAAAG TAAACTCGCCAAGTATTGCTGGAACAGGTAGAGTAGGACCACGACAGAGGAGTCGCATAACATATAGCAGTCACTCGGACATTGAAGTGGTTTCTCCCGATGCCGAACCCTTTTCACATCCAAAATCCTATGAAGATAAGACCAAAGGTATTTATCACGATAATCAGCAACAATTCTCTAATTCGCGAAAATCACAGCCTCCGAAAAAGAAGGACTTTACCAATAAATCTCCTTACTTTCGTAAAAAAGAGATCAGGAGAGAAGACGCTAATGAAAGTCCTCAGAAACATCATGAAATGGAATCATTTCAAAAAACACATAAAGAATCAGAGAAATCAGATCAATTCAAACTTCAAAAACCTGAGGAGATTGTAATGCCATTACAAAATGATAAAGttatgaatgaaaaagaaaacaatgtaATTTCTTCCAATGAATTTGATGCAAATATAGAAGGAAAAATAGAGGATAATCAAAATGACAGTTTAAATTCACATGTAGATGAAAAAAGCAAAGCTTTTGCAAACGAAgaagaaaagtttattttacaagattcaGATCTGCCTGTGTCTAAAGATGAAATTGaaacatgtaaaataacaGAAGTGGAAAACAAATTGGATGAGTCTCAAATTGTTGAAACAGCTACAATGTCCGAGtgtgaaaatgaaattatcgAAACAGATTTAACTGCATCATTAGTGAAAGACATAAATGATAATGATGAAGATAAGACTAAATCTGTGGAAAATCTGTCATGTGCTGCCAATGATGATATCGATGAAACTGTAATGGAAAATAAAGAGCATAATTCACCAATGGAGCAAATTGAAGAAGTCTTAAGTGATAACTGTGATAGTAAGCaaactaaagatataaatgaacaagaaaatgattttaagCTCAATGTAGAAAGTTCTGCAGAAGAGAAAGTGGAGACAGACAAtgcaatacaaataatatcttCAACTGATGTATCTTCTATAATggaacaaaataataagatggATAGCAATGATAAAagcttaaaagaaaaagaaattgcgacTGTAGAAGATAAAGTTATTGTCATAGATGACAAGATTAATATTAGCAATAAAcaagatgtaataaaatgtactaATGAAATTCAAGAATACAAAAAGGAGAATAAAAGTGATGCAGAAAATAATGTAGTAATTGATAAGGTAGAATCTCGAGAGGACGATTTACGAGTAGAAGAAAAGGCAGCTTTAAACAAAGTGGTTGAAACTTgtgaagaataa
- the Dtwd2 gene encoding tRNA-uridine aminocarboxypropyltransferase 2: protein MTNEDDVWNELASIPADPPKTRDKCQQCKRPENACWCLGLPKQRLNPASRIIILQHPAEAKRCLRTVPMLALALESGKCLIFRGKKFPLPKHEGLSEILNDKNTILLYPSPGAVALDTLDPVGVNEQKAYNLVLLDGTWPQAKAIYHSSPALYFLRACKLIGVPTSQYVIRTQPTEGCLSTLETGASALSILEGDPELKEKMLGPLHHLCRYQLEKGAVTHQSKEFLIKQKNYPKLIGKRLAKQLRILPDNTS, encoded by the exons ATGACGAACGAAGACGACGTATGGAATGAACTGGCGAGCATTCCTGCCGATCCTCCTAAAACTAGAGACAAATGTCAGCAATGCAA GAGACCTGAGAATGCATGCTGGTGCCTAGGTTTACCAAAGCAACGTCTCAATCCTGCatcaagaataataattttacagcaTCCAGCGGAAGCAAAGCGTTGTTTACGTACAGTGCCAATGCTCGCATTAGCATTGGAATCAGGAAAGTGCCTAATCTTCAG GGGGAAAAAGTTTCCATTGCCTAAACATGAAGGTCtatcagaaatattaaatgataaaaatactattttactATATCCATCACCCGGAGCTGTTGCACTGGACACACTAGATCCAGTTGGAGTTAATGAACAAAAGGCATACAATTTAGTTTTGTTGGATGGAACATGGCCACAAGCAAAa GCAATATACCATTCAAGTCcagctttatattttttacgagctTGCAAGCTAATTGGCGTACCTACTAGCCAATATGTGATAAGGACACAACCAACAGAAGGTTGCCTTTCAACATTAGAAACTGGTGCAAGTGCACTATCAATTTTAGAAGGTGATCCTGAATTAAAGGAAAAGATGTTAGGTCCATTGCATCATTTATGTAG ATATCAGTTAGAAAAAGGCGCTGTGACTCACCAGAGTAAGGAATTTCttatcaaacaaaaaaattatcccaAATTAATTGGCAAGAGACTTGCCAAACAATTACGTATATTACCAGATAATACTTCGTAA